The sequence below is a genomic window from Methylotuvimicrobium alcaliphilum 20Z.
AAACATCGTGCGAGGTTTCGCCGAAGCCTGCGCCGAACACGGTTTAACACAACCGAACATCATCACCGAATCCGGCAGAGCATTGACCGCGCATCATGCCGTACTGATCAGCAACGTCACCGATATCGAATCGATCGATACAGAACTCGACGTTCACGATACGCCGATTTCTTCGCATAACATCGCCGAACATTATCACGACGCCCAATACAATCTAGGCGAAGCGCGAAGCGCCTTCGTGCAGGGTAAACTCGGTCTAATCGAACTTGCTGAAGCCGAGCGCGATTACGTCCGGCTATTTCGACAAATTAAAGCCCACCTGAACCCGAACAACCACAGCGAGGCGTTGATTCTGCAAGAACTCAATGAAAAGCTCGCCGATAAAGTATTTTGCAATTTTTCTTTATTTCAATCGTTGCCTGACATTTGGGGCATCGATCAAATATTCCCGATCATGCCGATTCATCGCCTCGACGAACACCCCTCCCGCCGCGCGGTACTGCAGGACTTAACCTGTGATTCGGATGGGCGTATCGATCGCTATGTCGACGGACCGAATATCGAAAATACGATGCCGCTTCACAAAATCGACTTGAACGAACCCTATCTTATCGGCTTTTTCATGGTCGGAGCCTATCAGGAAATTCTCGGCGATATGCATAATCTGTTCGGCGACACGCATTCGATCAATATCGAGCTCGATGCCAACGGTTATCATTTTTCCGACTTACAAGAAGGCGAACATGTCTCCGATTTACTCGACTATGTCCATATCAATCCCGAAGAATTGAAGGAAGCCTATCATAACAAGCTAACGCAAAGCGGTATCGGCGAACTGGAGCGCTACGAATATGAAAAAGAACTCGAAGCGGGGCTTCGGGCTTATACTTATTTGGAAAAATAAAGAACTAGATCATGATTAGTATAGGACTCATCGGACTCGGCGCAATGGGCGCCGGCATGGCGAAAAATCTCGCGAAGGCAGGTTTCTTAGCCGGCGTCTATAACCGCACTGCTTGCAAGGCACAATCGTTGGCCGACGAACTCGGTGTCGTCGCATTCGACACACCGTCCGCACTCGCCGCTACGTGCGATGTTATTTTTATGTGCGTCTCGCGCGACGAAGACGTGCTGGAAATGGTTACTGCCGTCGCGCAGACGGTTAAATCAGGTGCGGTCGTCGTGGATATGTCAACGGTCAGCAGCTCAACTGCACAACAAGCTGCCGCAATACTCGCCGAAAAACAAGCGCAATTTCTCGATGCGCCGGTCTCGGGCGGCGTCGAAGGCGCAAAAAAAGGCACCTTGGCAATGATGGTAGGCGGGAGTAACGAAGCTTTGGAAAAAATCCGGCCTATTCTTGCCGCGATCGCCGCGCGCATTCTGCACATGGGACCGGTCGGCAGCGGGCAGGCCACGAAGGCGGTCAACCAAATCATGGCCGCCGGCATTAACCAAGCCGTGACCGAAGCACTGGCATTCGGCAAAGCGCAAGGCCTGCCGATGAAAAAAGTCATAGAAGTCGTCTCGGGGGGCGCAGCCGGCAATTGGTTTCTCGAACATAGAGGCCCAACAATGATGCAAAATACATTTGCACCGGGCTTCAAATTGGCATTACATCACAAAGATTTGGAAATCTGCCGTAAGATGGCCGAAAACGCCGACATATCTATTCCACTGGCCGAAATGACATTGCTCAATTATGCACAGCTAATGGAACAAGGCTTCGGTGACGAGGACATTTCGGCATTGTACCGCTTGAAAATGCCTCACAAATTAAGCTGAAGCTTAATCAACCCAGCAGACAAGACCGAAGCTCTGCATTCGCCACGGCCGTTAAAAACTTCTTTTCTTTACAGGCAATTTCAGCTAGTTTTGATGGTAGCGGCGAGCAGAATTTTTCATAACCGGCCGGCTCTCGAACGCTTGCCGATTGGGGTAAACAGCCGATAACAATCTGTCAATCAGGTTATGATGGTTTATTACGGAATGCCCTAACTTTTTGAGGACCTTAACATGACGACAATAGCAGACCCCGTCATCGACAGATGGTACAAAGATGTCGAGAATAATTTAACGTTCAAAGTCATTGCGATCGATGAAAGCGACGATTCAATCGAAGTACAATATTTGAACGGAGAGATTGGCGAGTACGATACCGACAGCTGGTATAATTCGACCTTCGACTATATTGAGGAACCCGAGGATTGGAGCGCACCGTTCGAATTGGACGACGAAGATCTCGGTTATAGCGATCCGGACGAACATCGGCGCAACATGGACGACTTAAACTTTGACGATTACATCGATTAACGGAAACACTTCGCATGAAAATGAGTGCACAGGAGTTCCTGGATTGGGAATCCAAAAGCATTACACTAATGGCCATGTCTGGCGCGGGTAAAACCACACTGGCCAATAAGCTACCTAGACAAAAATGGTTTCATTATTCCGGCGATTACCGGATCGGCACCAAATATCTGGATGAACCTATTCTGGACAACATCAAGCGCCGAGCGATGGATGTACCATTTTTGCGAGAGTTACTGCTCTCCGACTCTATCTATATATGCAACAATGTTACCGTCGACAACCTAACTCCAGTATCGAGTTTTCTCGGTAAAATCGGCAACCCCGAGCTAAGCGGATTGTCTTTAAAAGAATTCAAACGCCGCCAAAAACTGCATCATGAAGCAGAAATCGCAGCAATGCTCGACGTTCCCGATTTCATAAATAAATCCGAGGACATCTACGGCTACAAACACTTCATTAACGATGCCGGCGGCAGTTTATGCGAACTGGACAACCAAGCGGTACTGGAAACACTCGCCAAGCATACGCTAATCCTGTATATCAAGATTCCGCCGGATCTCGAAAAAACTATTATCGAGCGCGCCAAAACCGACCCGAAGCCGCTTTATTACCGTGAAGCCTTTTTGGATGAAAAATTGGCCGAATTCATGACCAAACATGACTATTCGGCTCCCGAAAAGATTCCGCCCGACGAATTCGTCACCTGGGTCTTCCCGGAATTATTCAAGTCGCGCTTACCTCGTTATGAAGCGATAGCCCGACAGTACGGCTATACTATCGACGCCAACGATGCCGCACAGGTTAATAACGAAGACGATTTCATTCGGTTGATCGCAGACTCGATCGCCGAGCAACAGGCTTAAATTAGGTTTGAATTAATGCCCTTAGTCGCACACACCGATTTACCGACATTCCAGCGTCTACGTGAAGAAGGCGAAGAAATTCTGAACCCGGAGCGAGCCCGTCACCAAGATATTCGAGAAATGCATATCGGCTTGCTGAATATGATGCCGGATGCCGCGCTGGAAGCCACCGAACGCCAATTTTTCCGGCTGGTCGGCGCGTGCAACCAAATTACGCAGTTTCATGTCCATCCGTTTACCGTCGACGGTTTGCCCCGAGGCCCGGAAGCAAAAGCACACATAGAGCGTTATTACGAATCGTTCGAAACCATCAAGCGCGACGGACTGGATGCCTTGATTGTCAGCGGCGCCAATGTCACGAAACCGAAACTAGACCAGGAAGATTTTTGGCAACCGCTGACCGAAGTGTTCTTGTGGGCCAAACAAAACGTTCCGTCCATTTTATGTTCGTGCTTGGCAACGCACGCCGTCATACAGTTTTGCTACGGCATCGAAAGAACCCGGTTACCCGCTAAACGCTGGGGCGTGTTTCCACACAAAGTCATGGATCGCAAGCATCCCTTAGTCTCGGAAATCAATACCCGCTTCGATGTCCCGCATTCGCGTTTTAACGAAATCTTTCGCGAAGACATCGAACAAAAAGGCTTAAAAGTATTGGTTGCGAGCAAGGAGGCAGGCGTACATCTGGCGGTTAGTCCGGACGGTTTCCGAATCGTATTCTTTCAAGGTCACCCGGAGTACGACGACATCAGCCTGCTGAAAGAATACAAGCGCGAGGTGAATCGTTATTATAACGGCGATATAGAAGACTATCCGCCTTTTCCGGAGCATTATTTCAGCCCTAAAGTCCAGCGCATTTTCTCAGACTACCGCGATCATGTCATAGCGGCGCGACAAGACGATAAACCGATCGAACCTTTTCCGGAAGCCGCCGTCCTCGACTACATCGACAATACTTGGCGAGATACGGCTCGAGCAGTCTTTAACAACTGGCTCGGAAAAATTTATCAGATCACCGATCAGGACCGGCGTATTCCGTTTATGCCGGGCATCGATCCCAGCAACCCATTAGGCTTATGAGCACGCACTCGGACTATTTACAACAAGCGATCGATCTCGCTGCCGAAAACGTCGAATCCGGACAAGGCGGGCCTTACGGCGCATTGATCGTCAAAGAAGGTAAAATTATTGCCGCCAGCGGCAACCAAGTCACCGGCCGACTCGACCCGACGGCTCATGCCGAAGTCATGGCCATTCGCATGGCCTGTCAAACCTTGAACGACTATCAGTTGACAGGCTGTACCTTGTACACCAGCTGCGAACCGTGTCCAATGTGCCTGGGAGCGATCTATTGGGCCCGACTCGACAAGGTTTATTACGCCTGTAGCCGAGAAGACGCGGCAGCGGCCGGATTCGACGACAGCTTCATTTATGATGAAATTCCGCTGCCGCCGGCCGCAAGACGCATCGCCATGCTAAACCTCAAACAAGGCAACGATCTCAAGCCTTTTGAGCTATGGAACGCTAAACCCGATAAGATTCTTTATTAGCCAACTCAACGACCAGCGGACTATTCTCCCGCGTTCTCGACTATAGCCTCGACTTTCTCTTCTTCAACTTTGTCGACACCCTGTTCTGCAGCAGTCTTGCCAACATTTTCGTCGGCTTCGGGCTCGGAGGCCAAAATTTGAGGGCTATCGGCAATCTTAATCAACCACCCGTCCATGCCTTTACAGCCAAGAACGGCATCGGCACTTACGTTGATTCGAGCGAATTTTCCGTTCAATGAAGCCGGCAATTTTGCGCTGACTCTAAAAAAACTGTTTTTATTTTCGACGTCCACCTCTAGAGGAATACCTTTTGCCGTTACTGTAATAGAGTCCGGCGCTATCCAATTAGAAATCGTAAACATCAGCTCGGATTCGGGTGCAACCTCGACTTTGTTTTCCACGTTATAAACCGGCAGATTAAAATCCCTAAACTTAGGTGCCTTACAATGACCCTTTTCCTTCTCTTCATCATAAGCGGAAGCCTCATTGGCCAATAATGCTGCAATCGAAAAGACAGTCAGTTTCAATAATTTCTTTGTCGTCATAACCTTCTCACATTTATAGTTATTTTAATTGGTGTATGCAAAAGCATTATCCTTGCTTAACCTTAAATAGTTTTTAAATTGAATTCAACACTCAAGAATATATCACGACTTTACCGCATGGGAAGCAGTCTAAAACTCAACTCATCGGAACTTAATTGATCAGAACCCAACCCGACAGATCCCATCGGCTCTAAGACTCCACCGGAACCGAGCGCATGCCGAAACACGCTGAAATCACCTTCATAATTGATTCTATAGCGATTAAAGCCGTCTCTAACACTGCGCCAAGCTACCGATTTGACCATCGGCAGCGATTCAATATGACGCGTAACTCGAGTAATATCGTTCATACCGACAATCCCGGCAATATTGAGCATCATCATGCCTCGTTCAAGTATATCCGGCTTAACGCCATAATAATGAGACAAGCGCGTATAAACGCCCCGCATACCGCCCAACAACGCTTCATGCAATGTGTCGCAGGAATTTGACCACTGCTGCACGCCTCCGTCGAAATAAAAAGCCCAATCCGCCTGCCAACAATCGGCTTGTCGGACCACCCTGCCCGCCAGTATCGACACCACATCGTAGCGCCCGGAAATATCCAATAATTGTTCGGGATAAGCGCTCAGTACATCATGCACGGCAATTTGGGCGCGCTCTTCAAGATCAAGCAAAGGAAAAATCAGCGGCAATCCCTGCTGTTTAGCGGCACTGCTGATAGCATGCTCCAAAGACGGCATCAATTCAGGTTTAAAAAAACGCCGCTTGCCGTGCTCGTCGACGACCAACCAAAGCAATGTTTCCGGCCTAATCTCGCTCCAAATCCCCAATCGTCCGGTACTGAGCAAACTCAATAGCCGCGTCTCGTCAAACAAAACCCTCATGACTCGGGCCTGACCGGATGCATCGCTTGCTTTCTCAACCAAAGAATATTGATGCTGCTTGACGTAAAAACGCGCCTGGGCTAAAGCCGTCTTGGCAACGGGGTCATCGAGAACATCGCTGCCGGATAATACCCGTTGCAAGACAATAGTCATCGCCTCCTTAATCGCAGCCTCAATATCTTCGGGCCGCTGGCTTTTCGCAATGACCTCCGTTTCGAACAAGCCTTTGACTTCGGCGGCCCAACCAATCGAACCGCACAAAGAAACGATAACCGCAAGAACCCTAAATAGTGACTTCATATCCCTCACACAAATCCGAAGATGTCTTGTACAATATCGGTCATTAACATTTTTACTTTATAGAGAACATCACATTGAGCGCACAAAATCAAGACAGCTTGAATTATAAGAGTGCCGGCGTGGATATCGAAGCCGGCAATGCACTGGTCGAACGGATCAAACCGATCGCCGCCAGAACCCGCACACCTGGAGTGTTAGCCGGACTCGGCGGTTTCGGATCAATGTTCGAACTCCCTCTCGACCGCTACCGCCAACCGATACTGGTTTCCGGGACCGATGGAGTGGGTACTAAGCTCAAACTGGCTATCGATCTCAGCATCCATAACACGGTCGGCATCGACTTAGTCGCGATGTGCGTCAACGATATCATTGTTCAAGGCGCGGAACCTTTATTCTTTCTCGATTATTTCGCCACCGGCAAACTCGATGTCGACACGGCAGCCGCAGTCGTCGAAGGTATAGGTAAAGGCTGTGAATTGGCCGGAGCCGCGTTGGTCGGCGGCGAAACGGCCGAAATGCCCGGCATGTACGCAGACGGAGAATACGATTTAGCCGGATTCTGTGTCGGCATCGTCGAAAAAAGCAACATCATCGACGGCAGCAAAGTCAAAGCCGGCGATAAACTAATCGGTATTGCATCAAGCGGGCCGCATTCGAACGGCTATTCGCTAGTCCGTAAAATATTAGCGCACGGCAACACGCCGCTATCGGAACCTTTCCAAGGCAAAACGCTCGGTGAAGCGCTGCTGGAACCGACCCGCATCTACGTCAAACCACTGTTAAAACTGCTTGAATCTGTACCGATTCATGCGCTAGCTCACATCACCGGCGGCGGCATCACCGAAAATCTGCCGCGCGTACTACCGGAAGGCACAGCCGCACACATCAAATTAGGATCGTGGAAACGCCCGGAAGTTTTCGACTGGCTGCAACAACAAGGCAAGGTTTCCGACGCCGACATGCTGACCACTTTCAATTGCGGCATCGGCATGATCGTTTGCGTCGCCGAAGAAGACGAAGCGGCAACGCTGCAAATTTTGACGGAAGCCGGCGAATCAGCGTTTTCGATAGGGGCATGCAAATCATCGGAAGGCAAGCCGAAGGTTGAATACTCTTAAACGAAAGCGGCAATGGACTCTCGAACCGAGAGTAGCGCTCGGCATCCAAAGAGATATCGATTTAAAAAGTGAAACAATAGCACGGACGGCGTTGCAAAACCCGTCCGGCGTTATAGGCTCCAGGGCAAACGCATTAAAATAGTTAATATATCAATATGTTATCCTTTTGCTTAGAACGCTTAGTCAATTTGGTTTAACTTATGCCCCCCTCCCTGGACCCCGTTAGGCCGCGCCGAGCACTGGCGATTTTGTCGAGGGATTGGGTTTCGTAGCAGTATCGCGGCTGTCGGTCCGCGAACCGACT
It includes:
- a CDS encoding DUF6763 family protein; the encoded protein is MTTIADPVIDRWYKDVENNLTFKVIAIDESDDSIEVQYLNGEIGEYDTDSWYNSTFDYIEEPEDWSAPFELDDEDLGYSDPDEHRRNMDDLNFDDYID
- a CDS encoding DUF2066 domain-containing protein, translated to MKSLFRVLAVIVSLCGSIGWAAEVKGLFETEVIAKSQRPEDIEAAIKEAMTIVLQRVLSGSDVLDDPVAKTALAQARFYVKQHQYSLVEKASDASGQARVMRVLFDETRLLSLLSTGRLGIWSEIRPETLLWLVVDEHGKRRFFKPELMPSLEHAISSAAKQQGLPLIFPLLDLEERAQIAVHDVLSAYPEQLLDISGRYDVVSILAGRVVRQADCWQADWAFYFDGGVQQWSNSCDTLHEALLGGMRGVYTRLSHYYGVKPDILERGMMMLNIAGIVGMNDITRVTRHIESLPMVKSVAWRSVRDGFNRYRINYEGDFSVFRHALGSGGVLEPMGSVGLGSDQLSSDELSFRLLPMR
- a CDS encoding NAD(P)-dependent oxidoreductase, with protein sequence MSIGLIGLGAMGAGMAKNLAKAGFLAGVYNRTACKAQSLADELGVVAFDTPSALAATCDVIFMCVSRDEDVLEMVTAVAQTVKSGAVVVDMSTVSSSTAQQAAAILAEKQAQFLDAPVSGGVEGAKKGTLAMMVGGSNEALEKIRPILAAIAARILHMGPVGSGQATKAVNQIMAAGINQAVTEALAFGKAQGLPMKKVIEVVSGGAAGNWFLEHRGPTMMQNTFAPGFKLALHHKDLEICRKMAENADISIPLAEMTLLNYAQLMEQGFGDEDISALYRLKMPHKLS
- a CDS encoding nucleoside deaminase, encoding MSTHSDYLQQAIDLAAENVESGQGGPYGALIVKEGKIIAASGNQVTGRLDPTAHAEVMAIRMACQTLNDYQLTGCTLYTSCEPCPMCLGAIYWARLDKVYYACSREDAAAAGFDDSFIYDEIPLPPAARRIAMLNLKQGNDLKPFELWNAKPDKILY
- the metA gene encoding homoserine O-succinyltransferase MetA; the encoded protein is MPLVAHTDLPTFQRLREEGEEILNPERARHQDIREMHIGLLNMMPDAALEATERQFFRLVGACNQITQFHVHPFTVDGLPRGPEAKAHIERYYESFETIKRDGLDALIVSGANVTKPKLDQEDFWQPLTEVFLWAKQNVPSILCSCLATHAVIQFCYGIERTRLPAKRWGVFPHKVMDRKHPLVSEINTRFDVPHSRFNEIFREDIEQKGLKVLVASKEAGVHLAVSPDGFRIVFFQGHPEYDDISLLKEYKREVNRYYNGDIEDYPPFPEHYFSPKVQRIFSDYRDHVIAARQDDKPIEPFPEAAVLDYIDNTWRDTARAVFNNWLGKIYQITDQDRRIPFMPGIDPSNPLGL
- the purM gene encoding phosphoribosylformylglycinamidine cyclo-ligase, coding for MSAQNQDSLNYKSAGVDIEAGNALVERIKPIAARTRTPGVLAGLGGFGSMFELPLDRYRQPILVSGTDGVGTKLKLAIDLSIHNTVGIDLVAMCVNDIIVQGAEPLFFLDYFATGKLDVDTAAAVVEGIGKGCELAGAALVGGETAEMPGMYADGEYDLAGFCVGIVEKSNIIDGSKVKAGDKLIGIASSGPHSNGYSLVRKILAHGNTPLSEPFQGKTLGEALLEPTRIYVKPLLKLLESVPIHALAHITGGGITENLPRVLPEGTAAHIKLGSWKRPEVFDWLQQQGKVSDADMLTTFNCGIGMIVCVAEEDEAATLQILTEAGESAFSIGACKSSEGKPKVEYS